TATCAAAAAATGGACCTGATTTTTCATCTCAAGATTTTTCAAAAAATGGGTTTATGAAATTAATGCCCATTTGTTGTGAAACTTCTTTTATTTCATCGTTTAGACGACTTACTGAAAGTAAATTAGGTTCAAATTCTGACAAATAATTTTTAAGCAAATCGTTTAAAAATTTATCAATTTTTGGATGCTCATTATAATATCCAATTAGATTTATGTAGGTTTCAGGATTAATATTTTTAATTAAAGTTATTAACTTTTTCAAGTTATGTTTAATTTTTATAAATGCGTAATTAATATTTGTTGTTATTGAATCGTATAAATTTCGGGGTGTATTGCTTGAAAGAATATTGTCAAAAAAATTACTATTAAATTCATTAAGAAAGTCTTTGAAACCAATTGAAATTGTAATTAAATTAGCGTTTCGAATTTCTTGTCTTAAGTTTGAAAAATCGCCGGTAAAATTTTCAAATACTGAACGAATTGTTTCGGCAAAATTTGAAGAATTGTATGTTTGAACCCTTAAATTAGAAAGATTTTTATCACTTATAATATTATTTTTTGGATCTAGAAGATATATTCAATCTAGAATTGAGGAATTATTTAGCGCTAAATTTTTAAAAGATTTTACAGAATTGGGTTGAATAGTTTGAGCAAAATTGGCAAAAAAAGCAGGAAAAGAGATCCCGCTAATTGAACCGTTAGTCATTTTACCGCGCCCGTCAAGATTATTTTCTCAATCAAAACCTGAGCTAAGGGAATCACCTAAAGCTAAATAGTTTAATTCTTTTAACAACGCAGTCTCTGATTTTTTTAACAAATTTGATCCTAAATGAGTTTGTTTTGCACTAAAAAAAACTGCGCCTGAAATAATTCCAACGTTTAAGAGAATTGGCGTGGATGTTTGAAAGAGAATTTTTAAAGCTTTTTTCATTAAACCAAACCTCAATATTTAAAAGTAAATTATACTACATAACCGCTAAAAATGTATGTTTTTTATTTGATTATAAGAATTTTAATGATTTTTTTGAAAAAAGGGAAAAATTAAGGAATTGCTAGGGAAAAGGTTTCTCCTTTGTTTTCAAAAATTATTTTATCATCAAGTAATTTTTAAAACATTGATCTCCTGAGTTGCCCAGTTTGATGGCAAAAATTCACTTTTTATTGGATACAAATATGCAAAAATAGCCATAAATACGGGCGTTTTGAGGGTAAAATCTTAATTTTTATTATTTTAAAATTTACCCTTTGCAAAAAAAAAAAAAAATGCTTGGTCTAAGAAAAAATTCTGCTATAATAACACTAACTAAGAATAAATTAATAAATTTTGATATTGAATTAGGGAGGAATCAGTTATGTTTTTTGCTATAAAAAAATCAGAAAATGCGAATTTTCCATTATTTTTTTAAATATAATGGAATGCCTTGGAATGCCTTGGAATGCCTTGGAATGCCTTAAATTTAACCGTTTAGAAATCTACAAATTTATGGCTTTTCCTGAGTTTCCCAGTTTCATAAGGTAATTTTAAAAAAGTATCCGGTTTTAGGGGCTTTTTTAAATTTTTTGTTAAAAGTTAATTACAATTTTTTTTACCTATTTATTAAGATATTAAAGTAAAAATCGTACCTATTTCAAATATTCGGATCACTAGGGACACCATCTCGATTTTTAAATGTTATTTGCTGATCTAAAGTGTTAAATTCAACCCTTTGCCTTAATTTTTGCAACATCGTTACTAAACCAACTTCAGTTAATTGATTGTTTTCAAATAACTTGTTATCACTAATATGTTTGTTGATTTTAAATATTATAGTTTTTAAAATAACTAGTGAGATAAAACACAAAAGTGTATGAGCTAGAATGTGCTCGTCAATTCTTAAAAATACGGGCCGAATATTCAACAAACCTTTTAGACTTCTAAAATTAGCTTCAATATTCCACTGTTTTTGGTATTTTTCAACTATATCTAAGACATTCGAATTCAGTATATTTGTTTCATAAACATAGTAGCCATCAAATTGTTTGTCTTTGTCAATTTTACTTTGATCTAATTCAAATTTCATGTTTGAAATTTCCTTAAAATATTTAGGTTTTTTACCAAACAATTTGTTTACCTCGATAAAACCGTCTTTATTTTGTTTTTTAATAAAACTTTCGATTTGCTCTTCACGAGCTTTTCTGTCTTTTATCGCTCTTTTTGTACTGTAAGTAATAATTCTTCTTCTAATATTTTCAGTGTATCTTTTATTTTTATATGATGAATAAAATTCTTCTTTTTTATACTTAAAATCCGCACTTACATTAACATAATCGCTTGGATCTAGTAAATAATTTTTAAATTTTTGAGTCCCTACCTTTGCACGATAAGAAATAATGAAATTATAGTTTCTTGATTCAAGAAATCGAATATTTGCGGCTGTTGACATGCCGCGATCAGCGATTATTGTCATATTTTTGATATTATATTTGGATTCAACATCTAAAATAAAAGGGATTAATGTACTAGAATCGCCGGTATTTCCTTTAAAAACTTTAATATGAAAAGGAATACCATTTTTATCACACGCTAAGCCAATGACAATTTGGTCTTCTTTGAATTTAGCATCTTTAGAATAACCAGGAATTCTTAATCCATTTCTTTCAAATGTCTCAAAATAGACTGTTGATGAGTCAAAATAAAATTCACTGTCCCTTTTTCCAAGTTCACTTGTTACCATTTTGTTGACACTATTTAAAAGTTGATTTTGTGACTCAAAGACAAGATCTAGGAGTCTATAAAAACTATTTTTGGAAGTATTTATTTGATTTGAGTAGTCATCTTTTTTATCAAAAGCATTAATAATGCTACCAGGATCAGTGATCCGTTTTGAAATTAAGTAGTTAAAAATTTCTTTCATATTTTTATGTCTACTTTTAGGAAGTGATTCAAAAATATTGTGCTTTTCAATAAGTTTTTCAATTAATTCCCCGCCAACAAAAACCGAACCTTCGATTATGTTGGAATTTTTAATAGAATCAAGCAAAGCAATCTTGACTTTATTCATGTCATCTAAATTTGAAAACAATTTC
This sequence is a window from Mesomycoplasma ovipneumoniae. Protein-coding genes within it:
- a CDS encoding IS1634 family transposase gives rise to the protein MKKQNLVLFNVWGNSKDKLYKYVGWTQGYGKAPKRWFSLGNVQNLEKINPNAIQIIKEKLKLFSNLDDMNKVKIALLDSIKNSNIIEGSVFVGGELIEKLIEKHNIFESLPKSRHKNMKEIFNYLISKRITDPGSIINAFDKKDDYSNQINTSKNSFYRLLDLVFESQNQLLNSVNKMVTSELGKRDSEFYFDSSTVYFETFERNGLRIPGYSKDAKFKEDQIVIGLACDKNGIPFHIKVFKGNTGDSSTLIPFILDVESKYNIKNMTIIADRGMSTAANIRFLESRNYNFIISYRAKVGTQKFKNYLLDPSDYVNVSADFKYKKEEFYSSYKNKRYTENIRRRIITYSTKRAIKDRKAREEQIESFIKKQNKDGFIEVNKLFGKKPKYFKEISNMKFELDQSKIDKDKQFDGYYVYETNILNSNVLDIVEKYQKQWNIEANFRSLKGLLNIRPVFLRIDEHILAHTLLCFISLVILKTIIFKINKHISDNKLFENNQLTEVGLVTMLQKLRQRVEFNTLDQQITFKNRDGVPSDPNIWNRYDFYFNILINR